The following proteins are co-located in the Deltaproteobacteria bacterium genome:
- a CDS encoding FAD-binding protein has protein sequence MMEIHELSADVLVIGGGLAGTNAAMGAAEKGASVVVADKGKIERSGDIGGGVDHFLAYLGTNPEWDTREAFLDYVERVGKGTGHPEIIDSVYCSELTDAIERMARIGNPLTQPDGTFYRTRSMGQPGTYWINFNGKRLKPCLGKAVRKLGCLVLDKVMMVDLLTRDGAVVGGLGFHIRTGDFYVIQAKASIISTGNTNRLYENPRLNPFNTWLCPFDTGDGQVMAFRAGAALSNMEYMRMTLLPKGFAAPGFNALVGMGGRFLNSLGEYYMEKNHPMGNRAPRYDVVFYSLEEIRNGRGPLYIDCRHIDEKDLRHLRATLGYDKDTLPDYFEQRGEDLRARPVEITVSEGMQAGPTEFTGSGVKIDKDSAATVPGLYACGDACDHNRCVHGAVTGGYKAGKSAAEFALGIKREADTSMREIRGQIERFMAPLRRASGYPYRQIEDAIRKIMAEHVGVMRTAEGIKTGIRKLERLETFL, from the coding sequence ATGATGGAAATTCATGAACTTTCAGCCGACGTCCTGGTTATCGGGGGAGGACTGGCCGGCACCAACGCCGCCATGGGTGCGGCCGAAAAGGGTGCGTCCGTGGTTGTCGCCGATAAGGGAAAGATCGAGCGGAGCGGCGATATTGGTGGAGGTGTCGACCACTTCCTGGCTTACCTGGGAACCAACCCCGAGTGGGACACCCGGGAAGCCTTCCTGGATTATGTGGAAAGGGTGGGCAAGGGAACGGGGCATCCCGAGATCATAGATTCCGTGTATTGTTCGGAGCTTACGGACGCCATCGAGCGGATGGCCCGCATCGGCAATCCCCTCACCCAACCGGATGGGACCTTTTATCGCACCCGGTCCATGGGTCAACCCGGGACTTACTGGATCAATTTCAACGGAAAGCGTCTCAAGCCCTGCCTCGGGAAGGCGGTAAGGAAACTCGGTTGCCTGGTTCTGGACAAGGTCATGATGGTGGACCTCCTCACTCGGGACGGCGCGGTGGTTGGGGGGCTCGGCTTCCACATCCGGACAGGCGACTTCTACGTGATCCAAGCAAAGGCGAGCATTATCTCAACGGGAAACACCAACCGCCTTTACGAAAATCCCAGGCTCAATCCCTTCAATACCTGGCTGTGCCCCTTTGACACGGGGGACGGACAGGTCATGGCATTCAGGGCAGGGGCCGCCTTGTCCAACATGGAATACATGCGAATGACCTTGCTCCCAAAGGGCTTTGCCGCTCCGGGATTCAACGCCCTGGTGGGAATGGGGGGGCGATTCCTTAACAGCCTGGGCGAGTATTACATGGAAAAAAATCATCCCATGGGAAACCGGGCCCCTCGCTACGACGTGGTCTTTTATTCCCTCGAAGAGATCCGGAACGGCCGGGGCCCCCTTTACATCGACTGCCGGCACATTGATGAAAAGGATCTCCGGCACCTCCGGGCTACCCTGGGTTATGACAAAGATACCCTCCCGGACTACTTCGAGCAGAGGGGAGAAGACCTCAGAGCCAGGCCCGTGGAGATCACGGTTTCAGAAGGGATGCAGGCAGGTCCCACGGAATTTACGGGAAGCGGAGTCAAGATCGACAAGGACTCGGCGGCAACCGTCCCGGGCCTCTATGCCTGCGGGGATGCGTGCGACCACAACCGTTGCGTGCACGGGGCCGTCACGGGCGGTTACAAGGCGGGGAAATCGGCGGCGGAGTTCGCCCTTGGGATCAAGCGGGAAGCGGATACCTCCATGCGGGAAATCCGCGGACAAATCGAGCGGTTCATGGCCCCTCTCCGGCGCGCCTCAGGTTACCCCTACCGTCAAATCGAGGATGCGATCCGCAAGATCATGGCCGAACACGTTGGAGTGATGCGGACGGCGGAAGGGATCAAGACGGGAATCCGGAAGTTGGAGAGGTTGGAGACCTTCCTGGA